In one Cloacibacillus porcorum genomic region, the following are encoded:
- a CDS encoding MFS transporter, giving the protein MNGTRKILSPELGYIFIFFSITFISASMESGYYFLLPYLEGRGIPLGALGGVAMGICYGISFFIRPFVPFFEQRLGNDKMLLGGYACFFISAAGIALFGKEIFSVIIWRGITGLGLSMVGVSLTAYERQFIPENIRGRSIALITTAYSLPSLIIVPAMELLITKELYLCYIFFFPLLVAAGTVVIRKLPKIEERGTAAEADDMPSISYISLLRKPQISLFAVSAALFALTDAGQLTFVQLTGELGLTASYFFSVSAGTALLFRILCGKLIDMLPRKICASGATAITAAMMFIMTTASTASSLMLYGFIFGIGMGFGYPAFMCLILDLGGKAYVTRLAVVFGLIYSGFFFLTPVIMEFFINIMGSAALAYKVIYGSVFLAAAITVPVGAKVYRKTNNIQEW; this is encoded by the coding sequence ATGAACGGAACGAGGAAAATATTAAGTCCTGAACTCGGTTATATCTTTATATTTTTCTCCATCACCTTCATCAGCGCCTCCATGGAGAGCGGCTATTATTTCCTGCTGCCCTACCTTGAGGGACGCGGCATCCCCCTCGGCGCACTCGGGGGCGTAGCTATGGGGATATGCTACGGCATATCCTTTTTTATCCGTCCGTTCGTCCCTTTTTTTGAACAGCGGCTAGGCAACGATAAGATGCTTTTGGGAGGTTACGCCTGTTTTTTTATCAGTGCCGCCGGTATAGCGCTCTTTGGTAAAGAGATATTCTCCGTCATCATCTGGCGCGGCATCACCGGCCTCGGGCTGAGCATGGTCGGCGTCTCTCTCACCGCCTATGAACGGCAGTTTATTCCCGAAAATATCCGGGGACGCAGCATCGCACTGATAACGACGGCCTATAGCCTCCCATCACTGATAATCGTTCCCGCGATGGAGCTTCTTATCACTAAGGAACTTTATCTCTGTTACATATTTTTCTTCCCTCTGCTGGTTGCTGCGGGAACCGTTGTAATCCGCAAGCTGCCAAAAATCGAAGAACGGGGAACGGCGGCTGAAGCTGACGATATGCCCTCCATATCATATATATCGCTGCTCCGAAAGCCGCAGATATCCCTTTTCGCTGTCTCTGCCGCGCTTTTCGCCCTAACGGACGCAGGACAGCTCACTTTCGTACAGCTCACCGGGGAACTCGGGCTGACGGCCTCTTACTTCTTCAGTGTCTCCGCGGGAACGGCACTGCTTTTCCGTATACTCTGCGGAAAACTCATTGATATGCTGCCGCGCAAGATCTGCGCCTCGGGAGCAACAGCCATTACCGCCGCAATGATGTTTATTATGACGACGGCCTCTACAGCCTCATCGCTTATGTTATACGGCTTTATCTTCGGAATCGGCATGGGCTTCGGCTACCCCGCTTTTATGTGCCTGATCCTCGACCTGGGCGGCAAAGCCTATGTTACACGCCTGGCGGTAGTATTCGGTCTGATATATTCAGGTTTCTTTTTTCTGACGCCGGTAATTATGGAGTTTTTTATCAACATTATGGGAAGCGCGGCGCTGGCTTATAAAGTAATCTACGGAAGCGTATTTTTAGCGGCGGCCATAACCGTGCCGGTCGGCGCTAAAGTTTATAGAAAAACTAATAACATACAGGAGTGGTAA